From one Planktothrix agardhii NIES-204 genomic stretch:
- a CDS encoding putative cation efflux protein, whose protein sequence is MVQDNRAKIQFVLLLTLGLNLLVMMIKIIVGNMTGSLSLLADALHSVTDSANNVLGLVTNHFASPHPDREHPYGHQKFDALGALGIGVFLGIACFEIFSSAIKRLFQGGEPVTISPNELWILLIVLGINIFVTYYERAEGKRLGSAILIADAKHTMSDVWVTIMVIAGLIGIWQGQVWNLPKLQYLDVILAFPVALLVFKSGWSVLKENLPWLVDQMVIAPETIKEIVMSVPGVINCHDIASRGMIGRQVFIEMHLIVEATDVETAHSITEAVEAELGKEFSPVRILIHVEPPQYKSEQITYES, encoded by the coding sequence ATGGTTCAGGATAATCGGGCAAAAATTCAATTTGTTTTGTTGCTAACACTGGGTTTAAATCTGTTAGTAATGATGATTAAAATTATTGTAGGCAACATGACAGGTTCTTTGAGCTTACTTGCTGATGCTCTGCATAGTGTTACCGATAGTGCTAATAATGTTTTAGGATTAGTTACGAATCATTTTGCCTCTCCCCATCCAGATCGGGAACATCCCTATGGCCATCAAAAATTTGATGCTTTGGGGGCATTAGGGATTGGTGTATTTTTAGGAATTGCCTGTTTTGAAATTTTTAGTAGTGCCATAAAACGCTTATTTCAAGGCGGTGAACCCGTGACAATTTCTCCTAATGAATTATGGATTTTATTAATTGTTTTAGGAATTAATATTTTTGTTACTTATTATGAACGGGCGGAGGGAAAGCGTTTAGGCAGTGCGATTTTAATAGCAGATGCTAAACATACAATGAGTGATGTTTGGGTGACAATTATGGTGATTGCGGGATTAATTGGGATTTGGCAAGGACAGGTCTGGAATTTACCAAAACTACAATATTTAGACGTAATTTTAGCCTTTCCTGTGGCATTATTAGTATTTAAAAGTGGTTGGAGTGTATTAAAGGAAAATTTACCTTGGTTAGTTGATCAAATGGTGATTGCACCGGAAACCATTAAAGAGATTGTCATGTCTGTTCCGGGGGTGATCAACTGCCATGATATTGCTTCCCGTGGGATGATTGGACGACAGGTTTTTATTGAAATGCACTTAATTGTTGAAGCAACGGATGTAGAAACGGCGCACAGTATTACAGAAGCTGTAGAAGCTGAATTAGGAAAAGAATTTAGCCCCGTCAGAATTTTAATTCACGTTGAACCCCCCCAATATAAATCGGAGCAAATTACCTATGAATCCTAA
- a CDS encoding glycoside hydrolase, family 3: MTFSLAEQVAQMVVVRASGFLFDHQIRYSLWEPPAQKLEHWLHDLGVGGVILVDGSAAELAIRTQLLQSWAKFPLLVAADVEEGVGQRFAGATWFPPLMAIGALADHSLEQAQLYAEKMGGITAQEALTVGLNWVLAPVVDVNNNPKNPVINVRSFGETPERVSHLATAFIRGCQGYPVLTTAKHFPGHGDTAIDSHLELPVIPHSDQRLAEVELPPFVASIAAGVDSVMMAHLLIPAWDSKNPATLSPVIVQEQLRQRLGFQGLVVTDALVMGAIAKLYTPEEAAILAVEAGADVLLMPLDPQVTIDAVCTAVKEGRISRERIEASVQRIRQAKAKVFPDWQPNTPYSPPSRDPQKLFYSLSQPSSQVLVQTILQDSLKQGGTLPLVVPNSPQPCRNLVIVDDLLNCSILGNHTPAIARPTQLGYRLQLIDCHDQEFSDLEQSSEPTLLQIFIRANAFRDSSGLTQIAQNWLNILLKQDHLQALVIYGSPYTLEQFLPQISPKTPYVFSYSQTPAAQEIALKVLWGI, translated from the coding sequence ATGACTTTTTCTCTGGCTGAACAAGTTGCCCAGATGGTTGTGGTTCGCGCCTCTGGTTTTTTGTTTGATCATCAAATTCGTTACTCCCTTTGGGAACCTCCTGCACAGAAATTAGAGCATTGGTTACATGACTTGGGTGTGGGTGGGGTGATTTTGGTGGATGGCAGTGCGGCGGAGTTGGCGATTAGAACTCAGTTGTTGCAGTCCTGGGCCAAATTTCCCCTGTTAGTAGCGGCGGACGTGGAGGAAGGTGTCGGTCAGCGCTTTGCCGGGGCGACTTGGTTTCCACCCTTGATGGCGATTGGAGCATTGGCTGATCACTCCCTAGAACAAGCGCAATTGTATGCGGAAAAAATGGGGGGAATTACGGCCCAAGAAGCCTTAACCGTGGGCCTAAATTGGGTTTTGGCTCCGGTGGTTGATGTGAATAATAATCCTAAAAATCCGGTGATTAATGTTCGTTCTTTTGGGGAAACTCCAGAACGGGTCAGTCACTTAGCGACGGCTTTTATTCGGGGATGTCAAGGATATCCGGTGTTAACGACGGCTAAACATTTCCCCGGTCATGGGGATACGGCGATTGATTCCCATTTGGAATTACCTGTAATTCCCCATAGTGATCAGCGTTTAGCTGAAGTGGAATTACCTCCGTTTGTGGCCAGTATTGCTGCGGGTGTGGACTCGGTGATGATGGCTCATTTGTTGATCCCCGCTTGGGATAGTAAAAATCCCGCTACTTTATCCCCGGTGATTGTTCAAGAACAGTTAAGACAACGGTTGGGCTTTCAAGGGTTAGTGGTGACGGATGCTTTGGTGATGGGGGCGATCGCTAAACTTTATACTCCTGAAGAAGCCGCAATTTTAGCCGTTGAAGCTGGGGCTGATGTTTTATTAATGCCTCTTGATCCCCAAGTTACTATTGATGCAGTCTGTACGGCGGTGAAGGAGGGTAGAATTTCCCGTGAACGAATTGAAGCCTCTGTACAGCGCATTAGGCAAGCTAAGGCGAAGGTATTCCCCGACTGGCAACCGAATACGCCCTATTCTCCCCCCAGTCGAGATCCCCAGAAATTATTTTATTCTCTATCTCAACCATCTTCTCAAGTTCTAGTTCAAACCATTTTGCAGGATTCTCTCAAACAGGGGGGAACTTTGCCGTTAGTGGTTCCGAACTCACCCCAACCCTGTCGCAATTTAGTGATTGTGGATGATTTACTCAATTGTTCTATTTTAGGAAATCATACCCCGGCGATCGCCCGTCCAACTCAGTTGGGTTATCGCTTACAACTGATTGATTGTCATGATCAAGAATTTTCTGATCTTGAGCAGTCTTCTGAACCTACCTTACTGCAAATTTTTATTCGAGCTAATGCCTTCCGTGATAGTTCGGGATTAACACAAATTGCTCAGAATTGGCTAAATATTCTCTTAAAACAGGATCATTTACAAGCTTTGGTGATTTACGGGAGTCCCTACACCCTGGAACAGTTTTTGCCCCAAATTTCCCCCAAAACTCCTTATGTTTTCTCATACAGTCAGACTCCCGCAGCCCAGGAGATTGCCTTAAAAGTCCTTTGGGGAATTTAA
- a CDS encoding ribosome-binding factor A, whose product MATDRRVSRVAAQIKREVSQILLDGIKDDRVGIGMVSITDVDVSGDLQHAKIFVSIYGTEEARRETMEGLKSATGYVRSSLGQRVRLRRTPEVVFLEDRSLERGDKMLNLLNELSQNRKPDEEEFSDYGEEE is encoded by the coding sequence ATGGCTACAGATCGCCGAGTTTCCCGGGTGGCTGCACAAATTAAACGGGAGGTCAGCCAGATATTACTGGATGGGATCAAAGATGACCGGGTTGGAATCGGAATGGTGAGTATTACCGATGTCGATGTTTCTGGCGACCTCCAACACGCCAAAATTTTTGTCAGTATTTATGGAACCGAAGAAGCCAGACGAGAAACGATGGAAGGCTTAAAATCAGCAACGGGTTATGTTCGTTCTTCTTTAGGTCAACGAGTTCGTCTGCGTCGGACTCCAGAAGTAGTTTTCCTTGAAGATCGTTCTCTGGAAAGGGGTGACAAAATGTTAAATCTATTAAACGAACTCTCCCAGAACCGCAAACCGGATGAGGAGGAATTTAGCGATTATGGCGAGGAGGAGTAG
- the sipA gene encoding putative regulator of histidine kinase, producing the protein MEKEFEIRQKVRVIAIPPYLKTAEPMPILRPSSVIKLGEIGTVIDRRPGGYWGVLFQGGAFLIDSPYIEGVKS; encoded by the coding sequence ATGGAAAAAGAGTTTGAAATCCGGCAAAAAGTCAGGGTGATAGCGATTCCTCCCTATCTAAAAACAGCAGAACCTATGCCGATTTTACGTCCATCCAGCGTGATTAAACTCGGTGAAATTGGGACTGTAATTGATAGGCGACCCGGTGGCTATTGGGGAGTTTTATTTCAGGGGGGAGCCTTTTTAATTGATAGCCCGTATATCGAAGGGGTAAAATCCTGA
- a CDS encoding type II secretion system protein F domain protein, giving the protein MNPREKALFFFQLATLLNSGLTVEQSLTLVGKDSYPQLGRYLNKMTAATSRGADLASALALASRYFDRWTIGLISLGESQGMLPEICYRISEIEERKARHQNLHRSVTIAAIATGISIILLILTLCYLSGLSGRGWFLVLGIFAIIILAIPKILPRLSIIKKISTARMMLYLGELKLPLSCGMSLLAGLELIRSHIPKSEMKATITIALGQIPAEKTLSQSLEGRLPAVALQMLRTGEVTGQLDLALQKLTNYYEEELEQTLRRLQSVLVPATILMAGTVVLLLALQALKSLLILLPK; this is encoded by the coding sequence ATGAATCCCCGCGAAAAGGCTCTTTTTTTCTTTCAATTAGCAACCTTGTTAAACTCTGGTTTAACTGTAGAACAGAGCTTAACGTTGGTGGGGAAAGATAGCTACCCGCAACTCGGACGCTATCTCAACAAAATGACCGCAGCCACATCAAGGGGGGCTGATTTAGCTTCTGCTTTGGCTTTGGCGTCCAGATATTTTGATCGTTGGACAATTGGTTTAATTTCCCTGGGAGAATCCCAAGGAATGTTACCCGAAATTTGCTATCGAATTTCCGAAATTGAAGAACGAAAAGCACGTCATCAAAATCTGCATCGGTCTGTAACCATTGCGGCAATTGCCACAGGAATTAGTATTATCCTGTTGATTCTCACCCTTTGTTACTTATCAGGTTTATCGGGTAGAGGGTGGTTTTTAGTATTAGGAATTTTCGCAATCATTATATTAGCTATTCCTAAAATTTTGCCGCGGCTATCAATAATTAAAAAAATTTCCACCGCCCGGATGATGTTGTATTTGGGAGAATTAAAATTACCCTTGAGTTGTGGGATGTCCCTATTAGCTGGATTAGAACTGATTCGCTCCCATATTCCTAAATCGGAAATGAAAGCTACTATTACTATTGCATTAGGCCAAATTCCCGCCGAAAAAACCCTAAGTCAAAGCCTAGAAGGTCGTTTACCTGCGGTGGCCCTGCAAATGTTACGCACGGGGGAAGTCACAGGACAATTAGATTTGGCCCTGCAAAAACTAACCAATTACTATGAGGAGGAACTTGAACAAACCCTGCGTCGTCTACAATCTGTTTTAGTTCCTGCGACAATTCTGATGGCAGGTACAGTTGTCCTGCTGTTAGCACTGCAAGCTCTGAAATCCCTATTAATTTTGTTACCCAAGTGA
- a CDS encoding TPR domain protein yields the protein MSEELTSSLFPLETPPQTPPTSGLGFLGILKAWPEYNQGNRFYKLGRYELAFQRYDQAVNFKPNWYSAWLRRGNSLRKLKQYKDALASYDRAIKIKPEDYWAWTFRGIALAKLERFEEAVASFDKAITIEPENFESWYERGLALETLLQYKAASASYKRAIEIKPNVSAIWYHQGNALMNEERYSDAVASYDRSIQLQPANYEAWFNRGEMLLSQQKYSEAITSYDQAIKLQPKSYQAWFNRGISLQKLRRYQEAIISYDTVIQLQPQDYEVWFYKGMALLNSQQHQEALTCLNQALQINPNLAAIWISRAQNLLELKQYQSAIASFDKATQLNSNFPEAWLGRGKALCELKQYQEAIIAYDNALQIQPDFMDAWNCRGEALEKLDRFEEALIAYDKVVQMTTEDTELATKSGLQRGEALEKLERYDEAIIAYKKVIRVQPNNFEAWLHLGKTLEAVQKHLEAAEAFNQAVKIWPDSYGTWLQWGLALESAQRYQDALTVYDKIIQRKPDYYAAWIRRGMTFEQMNCYQDANRSYGVALEMQPNSAEAVIHRNRVNLKLKNNPH from the coding sequence ATGTCGGAAGAATTAACCTCCTCCTTATTTCCTCTGGAAACCCCCCCACAAACTCCCCCCACTTCGGGATTAGGATTTTTAGGCATTTTGAAAGCATGGCCTGAATATAATCAAGGCAATCGCTTCTATAAATTAGGACGCTATGAATTAGCCTTTCAACGTTATGATCAAGCTGTTAATTTTAAACCTAATTGGTATTCCGCCTGGTTACGACGGGGTAATAGTTTACGCAAATTAAAACAATATAAAGATGCCCTAGCTTCCTATGACCGAGCCATTAAAATTAAACCCGAAGATTATTGGGCTTGGACATTTCGAGGTATTGCTTTAGCCAAATTAGAACGATTTGAAGAAGCAGTTGCATCCTTTGATAAAGCTATTACTATTGAACCCGAAAATTTTGAATCTTGGTATGAACGTGGCTTGGCATTAGAAACGTTATTACAATATAAAGCAGCATCGGCTTCTTATAAGCGAGCAATTGAAATTAAACCGAATGTTTCTGCTATTTGGTATCATCAAGGCAATGCTTTAATGAATGAAGAACGTTATAGCGATGCCGTGGCTTCTTATGATCGTTCAATTCAACTGCAACCTGCTAATTATGAAGCCTGGTTTAATCGAGGTGAAATGTTATTAAGTCAACAAAAATATTCTGAGGCTATTACATCCTATGACCAAGCGATTAAACTACAACCCAAAAGTTATCAAGCCTGGTTTAATCGAGGAATTTCATTACAAAAATTACGACGTTATCAAGAAGCGATTATCTCCTATGATACCGTAATTCAACTACAACCCCAGGATTATGAAGTTTGGTTTTATAAAGGCATGGCTTTGTTAAATAGTCAACAGCATCAAGAAGCCTTAACCTGCTTAAATCAAGCCTTACAAATCAATCCTAATTTAGCTGCCATTTGGATTAGTCGTGCTCAAAATTTATTAGAATTAAAACAATATCAATCGGCGATCGCATCTTTTGATAAAGCCACTCAATTAAACTCTAATTTTCCCGAAGCTTGGTTAGGTCGAGGTAAAGCCCTGTGTGAATTAAAACAATATCAAGAAGCAATTATTGCCTATGATAATGCCTTGCAAATTCAACCGGATTTCATGGATGCTTGGAATTGTCGGGGAGAAGCCTTAGAAAAATTAGATCGATTTGAAGAAGCCTTAATTGCCTATGATAAAGTGGTACAAATGACCACAGAAGATACGGAATTAGCTACAAAATCCGGACTCCAACGGGGAGAAGCCTTAGAAAAATTAGAACGTTATGATGAGGCGATTATTGCTTATAAAAAAGTGATTCGGGTGCAACCGAATAATTTTGAAGCCTGGTTACATTTAGGAAAAACCCTAGAAGCGGTTCAAAAGCATTTAGAAGCAGCAGAAGCCTTTAATCAAGCTGTTAAAATTTGGCCCGATTCCTATGGGACTTGGTTACAGTGGGGATTAGCATTAGAATCAGCCCAACGCTATCAAGATGCGTTAACTGTTTATGATAAAATTATTCAAAGAAAACCCGATTATTATGCGGCCTGGATTCGTCGAGGTATGACCTTTGAACAGATGAATTGCTATCAGGATGCTAACCGTTCCTATGGTGTAGCATTAGAAATGCAACCTAATTCTGCCGAAGCAGTTATTCATCGAAATCGAGTGAATTTGAAGTTAAAAAATAATCCACACTAA
- a CDS encoding hypothetical protein (conserved hypothetical protein) translates to MAILLTEEYMPSNVYDGTALAKTKDGYDIAQPFINMVTGVQGAAGGFQKWLQGLKQKVDDVLGALDPRRWVAGVKSWWHSLKLGGVSVSGWFKDDPVGATSGVLLVGAGALLVGGLAQGAIALSGGVKGLVQAAKIAVKGLKFIPGIGGLVRWAVGGVQRLWSFNWNQSDAQIRANQKQQIKALAGRWGEALGATVGTLCGFTLGRAAKANAPQLMRFNPLLLAKLKELEFRSWSEPGELWEEAVEEVKSTLVASGRAIVAVIFMETYVNVRKLIKSFVKYSGLGTIFPWLGKTAAKWGEPGQEAWSFASQQEKSIESIKIDWLKDFTEEFVEATQDMCAESTIIASYAL, encoded by the coding sequence ATGGCAATTTTATTGACTGAAGAATATATGCCGTCAAATGTTTATGACGGCACGGCTTTAGCTAAAACAAAAGACGGTTATGATATCGCTCAACCTTTTATTAATATGGTGACTGGCGTACAAGGTGCCGCCGGAGGATTTCAAAAATGGTTACAAGGATTAAAGCAAAAAGTTGATGATGTTTTAGGAGCTTTAGATCCGAGAAGATGGGTTGCTGGAGTCAAAAGTTGGTGGCATTCTCTTAAATTAGGAGGGGTTTCGGTGTCTGGTTGGTTCAAAGATGATCCAGTTGGCGCAACATCGGGGGTGTTGTTAGTTGGGGCTGGAGCTTTGTTGGTTGGGGGGTTGGCTCAAGGCGCGATTGCTTTGTCGGGAGGAGTAAAGGGGCTCGTTCAGGCTGCAAAAATAGCGGTTAAAGGGCTTAAATTTATCCCTGGGATTGGGGGGTTAGTGCGTTGGGCTGTAGGTGGCGTGCAGCGTTTGTGGTCATTTAATTGGAATCAATCCGATGCTCAAATTAGAGCTAATCAAAAACAGCAAATTAAAGCTTTAGCAGGGCGTTGGGGGGAAGCTTTAGGGGCAACAGTTGGGACGCTTTGCGGATTTACTTTAGGGCGCGCCGCTAAAGCAAATGCACCACAATTGATGAGGTTTAATCCCTTATTATTGGCTAAATTGAAGGAATTAGAATTCCGTTCATGGTCAGAGCCGGGGGAATTATGGGAAGAAGCTGTTGAGGAAGTTAAAAGTACATTGGTGGCGTCAGGTCGCGCAATAGTCGCGGTTATTTTTATGGAAACCTATGTTAACGTCCGAAAATTAATTAAATCATTTGTTAAATATTCAGGATTGGGGACAATTTTCCCTTGGCTCGGGAAAACGGCAGCTAAATGGGGAGAACCAGGCCAGGAGGCTTGGAGTTTCGCCAGTCAACAAGAAAAATCTATTGAATCAATCAAGATTGATTGGCTAAAAGACTTTACCGAAGAATTTGTAGAAGCCACTCAAGATATGTGCGCTGAATCCACAATTATTGCCAGTTACGCTTTATAA
- a CDS encoding hypothetical protein (hypothetical protein SYNPCC7002_A1878): MPMDRKRYPPNWNQLAFQIKQNANWRCEKCDRPCRQPGESWEKLGARLGEQWSLYETIDDDEFGFVEVPKFQRFTLTVAHLNHIPEDCRPENLKAWCSVCHLRYDAVHHAQSVKANRYKKREAVGQLTFF, encoded by the coding sequence ATGCCAATGGATCGCAAACGATACCCGCCAAATTGGAATCAATTAGCTTTTCAAATTAAGCAAAATGCTAATTGGCGTTGTGAGAAATGCGATCGCCCTTGTCGGCAACCGGGGGAAAGTTGGGAAAAGTTAGGGGCTCGATTGGGCGAACAATGGAGCCTTTACGAAACAATTGATGATGATGAGTTTGGGTTTGTTGAGGTTCCCAAATTTCAACGGTTCACCTTAACAGTTGCCCATCTCAATCATATTCCCGAAGACTGCCGACCGGAAAACCTAAAGGCTTGGTGCAGCGTTTGTCATTTAAGGTATGACGCCGTTCACCACGCCCAATCCGTAAAAGCCAACCGTTATAAAAAACGCGAGGCAGTTGGGCAGTTAACATTTTTCTAA
- a CDS encoding HTH containing protein gives MNERKKQATSQKTLQEGKTSLKAIREAMEISQFDFCVETGLLVSSVSKCENGHSEIMFDINQAKKFDDLIRLRLGISIHDLPNSLREPAPPEFVKLLEEIKMSRV, from the coding sequence ATGAATGAAAGAAAAAAACAAGCCACATCTCAAAAAACTTTACAGGAGGGTAAAACGAGCTTGAAAGCCATACGGGAGGCAATGGAAATAAGTCAGTTCGACTTTTGTGTAGAAACTGGCTTGTTGGTTAGTTCTGTTTCTAAATGCGAGAACGGACATTCAGAAATTATGTTCGACATAAATCAGGCCAAAAAATTTGACGATCTAATCAGGTTGCGATTGGGCATATCTATTCACGATTTACCTAACTCTTTAAGAGAACCCGCGCCGCCTGAATTCGTGAAATTGTTGGAAGAAATAAAAATGAGTCGAGTTTAG
- a CDS encoding hypothetical protein (conserved hypothetical protein): protein MTDSSMLTETKLAPGEYKVITLWQPYATLIATGIKRYETRSWPTDYRGPLLIHAAKRPMGTDEMNLINRLRNDYPRLKISRNPEDYPLGAIVCKTELFNCLPAAYPPNFIEKAVGNWHPFRWAWFLTEIVPLDPIPARGYQGFWNYSHSENPHNAEFGS from the coding sequence ATGACCGACTCCTCGATGCTTACAGAAACCAAATTAGCCCCCGGTGAATATAAAGTGATCACCCTCTGGCAACCCTACGCCACCCTGATCGCCACCGGAATCAAACGATATGAAACCCGTTCCTGGCCAACTGACTATCGAGGGCCGTTACTCATCCATGCGGCTAAAAGACCAATGGGGACGGATGAAATGAATTTGATTAATCGCTTGAGAAACGATTACCCCCGCCTAAAAATTAGTCGCAATCCAGAGGATTACCCCCTGGGAGCCATCGTTTGTAAAACAGAATTATTTAATTGCCTCCCCGCCGCATACCCGCCCAACTTTATCGAGAAGGCTGTGGGCAACTGGCATCCGTTCCGTTGGGCATGGTTCCTAACAGAAATCGTTCCTTTAGATCCAATTCCGGCCAGGGGCTATCAAGGATTTTGGAATTATTCCCATTCTGAAAATCCGCACAATGCGGAATTTGGATCATGA
- a CDS encoding diguanylate cyclase gives MLNNVAVAELSKGSMKATSLTSPFAVEGFEDKEDFYKSLAPKKSQELKELELDTVQCVSNDIQLKIKIGQNLLRAKKICKHGEFLDWLKACFSWSEDTASRQMRLAEKFESMPGITRFTPTVAYQLSQKSCPDVILEQAIALLDAGEKVTTETVKELKQSVAEEPINLHAVNPKLSKTTRPEGYIKKGDLVEMPYAVKGWSYGLVTKKSTDGIACTIQSISGESLGEKPTKSLSLCPVQKVNPNCISENIELNQRVTIKPYTTELQPFNGSEGKVIFRDEKRRQFSVQIGDMVKDFHWEEIELIPDATEVIVEVQAVEITETETLPNINLKGMGRKQKNQLLKELLKDLQLGSSLASESELEAVNDLVNATLQKMEDLAFSSSLREQFVVIFLDKCL, from the coding sequence ATGCTTAATAACGTAGCCGTTGCAGAACTGTCTAAGGGCTCAATGAAAGCCACATCATTAACCAGCCCCTTTGCAGTCGAGGGTTTTGAAGACAAAGAGGATTTCTATAAATCCCTTGCCCCAAAAAAATCGCAGGAGTTGAAAGAACTAGAGCTAGACACGGTGCAATGTGTCTCTAACGATATTCAATTAAAGATCAAGATTGGGCAAAACCTTTTAAGAGCCAAGAAAATTTGCAAACATGGGGAGTTTTTAGACTGGTTAAAAGCCTGTTTTTCCTGGAGTGAAGATACAGCCAGCCGTCAAATGCGGTTAGCCGAAAAGTTTGAAAGTATGCCGGGAATCACAAGATTTACCCCTACAGTTGCCTACCAATTAAGTCAGAAATCATGCCCTGATGTGATTTTAGAACAAGCGATCGCTCTGTTAGATGCAGGGGAGAAGGTAACAACCGAAACCGTTAAGGAATTAAAACAATCCGTAGCTGAGGAACCCATTAATCTTCATGCTGTTAACCCTAAATTATCCAAAACTACCAGGCCAGAGGGATACATCAAAAAGGGTGATTTAGTAGAAATGCCTTATGCGGTCAAGGGGTGGAGTTATGGATTAGTTACCAAAAAGTCAACCGATGGAATAGCCTGCACTATTCAATCTATATCCGGCGAATCTTTAGGAGAGAAGCCTACTAAATCTTTAAGCCTTTGCCCAGTCCAAAAAGTTAATCCTAACTGTATCAGCGAAAACATAGAACTAAATCAGCGAGTAACCATAAAGCCTTACACAACAGAACTACAGCCTTTTAATGGTAGTGAGGGAAAGGTTATTTTCCGAGATGAAAAACGGCGTCAATTCTCCGTTCAAATTGGGGATATGGTTAAGGATTTTCACTGGGAAGAAATAGAACTAATCCCAGATGCTACAGAAGTAATCGTAGAAGTTCAGGCGGTTGAAATTACGGAAACCGAAACCTTACCTAATATCAATCTGAAGGGGATGGGACGGAAACAGAAAAATCAACTATTAAAGGAATTGTTGAAGGATTTGCAGTTAGGCTCATCTCTAGCATCAGAAAGCGAACTTGAGGCGGTAAACGATTTAGTCAATGCAACCCTACAAAAGATGGAGGATTTAGCATTTTCCTCAAGTTTAAGGGAGCAATTTGTAGTCATTTTTCTCGATAAGTGTCTATAA